The genomic region CAACAACATTATCATAGTATACAATCAATAAAATGGATctaaatgacatttccttacttaTTCGATTATTTGgcattattgtttgtttgccaatttggttttattcagttttgtactatagttattttatttagtagttagttatttgtgcattatgtttgtatataataaatatagtcttgtatgttatttgtatatgtacaagtacagtgaaatggaggaaaagaaaagagttgtaaatttcacatatgacgaaaaattgaagttagttgaattgtcattaatgaaataattttaaaataaataatacgttgaaaattgctttttattattaattttgtaatgacacacttttagttatatcatgaatgggtttttgaaacacaacactagtttgttaggtagcaggtagactacataattttgtcaacagacctgtaaaaaactccataagattttctatattttccaacacatattatattaataatataaaagaaaatacaaaataacaactaatatacctaataatacagaataacataaaaattaaggtaagaagcaaattattgacaaacgtcacaagtacattagtcaaaattgtaaaaatataacctgactgtcaacgataagtaatactAGTTTAGGGCAGGGGTgagcaaatacttttaagcgcgggccaaaatgaaattttaaaaatgtctcccgggccggaggactataacGCGTAACTACACTGCACCCTCGAATGTTTTTGCTGGAGTTTTTTCCCtcttcaagaaatttttttgacaaaaatactatcATTActagtatcattttaaagcatttgagaAAATGCTAGAAATTTGTccaaagaaaataataaattgtcttactTGGGTGCACATGCGAACAGTTTGTGCCCGCTAAAATATATTACacaatttttaaagaaatatggtcCATTATACTATATTATATTCAGATATAACAAATCCAGATAAAAAGAGAAGATATTTAACAAGTGGGCAAAATGAAAAACTGTTCCAGTCTGGATTACGAAAGATTTAAATCCGAagtcagaaattcgatcaagtaGAGATCAATCAAGatcagcctttttgaagatgtaACCAAAGAGTAACCTTGAGTAACCAAAggttcaatctgcaaatctgttATCGGATGGTAAAATCTTATCTCCACTCTATTCTTCTATATAGTGCcgaagcttggactgttaatgttgacttaatgagacaGCTGGAAGCTTTTGCGACGTGGTTTTTAggataattttgaaaataccacgGACCGATCATATTATGAACTATATGGTGTTGCCCAGAATGGGAAGAGATAGAGAACTTTTGACCAACATTAAAAGGAGAAAGGCAGCATATTGTGGGCatatacttaaaaatgattagtacgagttgttgcagctgattatgaGGGGTAGAATCGAAGGAAAAGCCGgtcgcgactggaccgggttaaacacacagacacttttaagaaaagcagaaaatagagacgaattcGCAATATATAGACAatcttcattagtggagtcggcactaaaagaagaagaatattaaaatAATGGTCATTAAATAAGTCAGTTAATGAAAGATTTTATTTTGCTATTGCTTTATAGCTTAACGATTTCTACAAGTTAATTTAAAATGATGTTATACACACACTAATACTAAGAGAATAAAAAAAATGCCTGTTGGATTTTTCACCGGGCcggataaaataaacaaaagggcCGCAttcggcccgcgggccggcttttgcccacccctggtttagggagatcgaaatccgtatcctaacgtaaggtaatgcttaagcggtttagacaattcttatcgtatggtgaaatccgttttagagttaggaagtaggtacctaaacccacttaggtaattcttaaatatttaggtatcgttggtgaaatcgggcattagtATTTAAGGCTAAAAATGACAGATGCATTTACTTACAGAATAGTATTTAATacgaataaaatattataaattatacgaacaaaaagtatttttatttcaataagtagactttagttttttattttttagtgttACGTTAATCCTTATCCGGGTAAAGTGGGTCCAACGGGCCCGAGACGCAAATTATTTTACcataaactgaaaaaaaaaatatattgaattttatgcagCACTGAATTTGTTTGGAAGTATctttccttcaacatagtcatgagctattaaaaataatcattatcattttttaaattattgcgtcgaaagaattttgtcacgtaaaggagcaacacgggcccgtcggaccctatttgtatttatacctaaagtctaagtctttgttacagaagttaacctggcagtcaggtaatgtttttgtggattatctaaacgacttttataattccggaaatccaataataaagtctaaacgtgtcacaaacaatgtaaacatctctttgatgtgaacatcaaatGCTTACAATATATGTTAcatctattctaaatgaattttaaaaatttataatcattattggaatgcaataatattgttaggtaggttaacctatacatattttgaaataaataatgcagcTAATTGGTGAAATATGCAGTAGAAATGTGTGTAACGATCACTGTATGATTAAAAAAGTTTGTAAGTATtgcaataaagaaaaataaatgactAATCTACCTTttctatttttattgtttttttaacctaatacttaataataatttaatttgtcaaatCAATTTGCTATTCTAGTTGGGAATAAGCTAATCTTGTGACTCAtttccaactaaaatagtaaattgatatgataaagtatttttaaaagtaatttgtaaaagtaaaataataatattcttctgacttatgcgttttattcattttgtaaatATTGTTTTTGTCGGTATTCTATACATGAGCTGCTAATTATCacaatcttttctcagaaggggtTTCACACAATAATGAAAAGCAACAATACCGTAATATTTTCCCAGGGTATGCGTAAACATCAAcccctcttttcaaataaaatggtctggtagatttacaaaagtttttatttatttctttatttggctccaaatatttattacttgtgaataaatattttttctacaaaagttttcttgcattttattattttgtgcaaatccttcaggtagaacgcaccctcgaggtagaccgcatactatagtagcacctttttttaatcttggtaatttaaatttaactttaataaaaaatcaaaaaagaatattagaaatatatggtTAAATATGAATAGTAAATGgtacattcaagaacagtggtgggcccagcagacccgagttgcccggttacgtaagtaaaatgtgttgctcggataagggttaagttagtaatataaataataataaattaactgTGAACACATAGTTTagataaaaaaaaatccaaagtCTTTATTTCTTTACGAACAATCTCCCGCTATAACTAAACTATTCTACTCCCATTAAATACTATTCAATAGGTACATGCATCTGTCAGTTTTATccttaaaatattaaatgatctattttattgattatacactacGATGATGTTGTTGTTAAGTAATATTGGTATTTTGGCAAGTAATGAAAACCGATTGATATTATTAAttagaaaatataatttatatttatttgtacAGTACACAAAAACAAAGAACaatatctctgacaagtaatAATAGCTAACCTCTCACCATACAATAATCGACATGACGAAAAGTCATTTTCTAAAGCTTTGGCAGTGCTCTGGCGTCAGAAATTTTTAATGACGTAAGCATGTTTTTGTAGTAAAAGGCGTGTACGTCCGTCAGTCATTGTTCACATAGGATAAGGTGAATTTTGGGATTAAACTTCACTTTGTCCTGTTTAGTAAATTTCTCTTCAGAGTTTGTGTTGAATTAGGTTCATTGGACAAAGCAAGAGCGGTGTCGGAAAAAGCCGCTGGGGCTTTCGTTGCCTTTTGCGTGTGATAGTGAGTACAGAGGAGGCCGTTGAGATGTAGAATGTAGTAGACTGAGAGATAATAGAATCTATATAGTTTGTTGGAATTTTGATTTCCTTTCCAGATTGTGTATGTATATGTAAGTTTGGTCTGATGGTAAGAGAGGCTGTCTCTTAAGTTCCTATTGTTGCTGCAGCCGTGTGTACGTCGTCTAGGCCGAACAGTTCCTAAACTAGTGTACTGCACTAAAATTCTGTTCAAAGAATTTActcttttaataaataaaaaaaatgcaatatgagttattaaaagaaaaagccttttaatttctataaatatttttacAATCTGATGCCATAATATTAATAtcgatgtcatctgcaaattttgcaatggttatatttttgCTAGTGGTAAGATCAGCTATATAAATGATGTacagcagtggttcccaaccttttatgtctggcgatcCACCTTCTGGTGTTTTTTCATATTCgtgacccatccctcacccacgGACTGGCGCCATTGCCAGATTGTGCACAGTCATTGCACCCTACTTAGCTACTGTAGGCGCCACGCCGAAACCCACCTGAAATTCgttcgcgacccactagtgggtcacGACCCACCTGTTGGGAAACGCTTATATAGAGGATCGGACCAAGTCCACCCCCTAAGGTACGTCAGACCTTATTGGGTGTAGAGTTGTGGTTTTGTCTtgataagaaaaaataaaataaaataaaaatggaacTTTATTAACATATAAAATCATCTGGTTGATAGTTGCAATAACTTCTATTGCCAcctaatatatttatattagaaAATATCCATTCCGAACAAGTACCTTGATTGCCACAAAAAATATGTATTGGTCTAGTTAAAATACCTTGTAAAGAACCATAGACATTTTTAAGAGTCACATTCTTTATCGTTACATTACTATCTTGTTTACCAATATCGCCGTAGTCTTGTTGAATATAGATTCCATCTTCTTGAATTcctgaaataaaaatataataaatactaaaaagctactaaattaaaaaaattgcaaatgtTACTCTTGCAAAGGTGTGATATTAAATACAATGAAATGCCAAACGTTTTGGTACTTCTAAAACAGCTGTttggtaaaataaaattacagttATTCTCACTGAGTGTTCAATTTTTCACATGTGAAAAACAATCTTATATTTTTCCGGTGTGTCATTTAATATTTTCAACTCTGAGTGATATTTCTTACTTTCCCTACTGTTCCCTACTCCTTTAGAAATACAGATATTTCTTAGATATTCTAAACAAAAATGCTCTCACTGGATTTGACTCTCGAAGAAAACAGACGTTTTGTTCTATTCTCTTGGTAATAACCACTAGTTAACACGTGGTAAAATACCGCGACGACTCTCTGGAcggtgtaacgttacaaacgtcacatctttgatattttatttttaaataattattttattctattgtCTTTAATATTTCAGTTATAAttatcttctatttgttttaacttgctttttcgttaaaaacttgtttggcgccctcttttattatcctctatttcctatctctcttttaatctaaaatctaaatcatcatacgGAACGTACTtcgtatattcttactctgtagatatctgtctttaaatacggaacatgcctaccACCTCCTACGTCCTACTGTCATGATAGTGACACTTCGTCTAAAATTTTCAAAATGGTGGTGGTAAACTCATAAAAGGCAAAAGagcttaaaaataaatcatttttattcaaatCATCTCTCTCTTGAGGTAAGAATTCTAATTATTACAATCATTATATTTCTACATACATACCTAGTTTCTTATAacagtttttctaatatttttgaTATCTAACCTAACCTCCCATCTAAAAGTATggtttctgatattttagttttaaatatatctttttaatttacatatatgcacgtttagtaatcaaattttaactagtaatattaagggccggttgttcgaacgctaataaACAATGgccactatcaaatatttaattactgtcaccaactgtcaatgtcaactttgattgggttgctgaaaacataattgattataattaagatgttatttaatcaattaacataacaaatattaacataattgattaactaatttcataattgtaatccataattatgcTTTCAGCatcccaaacaaagttgacattgacagttgttgacagtaattaaatatttgataatgatcatttttgattagcgttcgaataACCGGCCCTtaatcttaattccatttaattatTCCTTTGCTAATAACTACTTTTTAAATTTGTTTGGCAAAGGCtcgttttggtttttcttcttgatgattgatatgtgtctttatcttatagtttttggggATAAGATCACCGTCCTCCCTCTGGGAGCTTCAAAAAAGCCTATCTCCGGCGATGACACTAAGGCTGAAAGCAATGGGACCATGACATCTAGACTACAGCACCAAACATCTTCAGCTGCAGGGATCTGAGgccgaacatctgcccaggtctataagaaatctacagcagtaccattcgacatcaagaagttaccatcgaaccagataccaaagccataagtataatctacaaattgttagtttttggcaagaatttgaatatatttgttaatgcacttAATAAGTCATTATATCGTTTTTGGACAATAAACATGATTgattaaaaatactgttttgtttgcttccattccaaatttacatagttcatttctaagattaggacaaggcgaacacaccttgagagactgagctaagctaagggtgtagcgatggatatcttggatgattgaggtaatattttcgaatattgtttcaattagctggggtagtctatcgCTTACTTGTTTCAACGGTTGAATCCCGCAGGCAATTGACGTGCGAATAGATCTCGGTTCTAACTTCTGGACAGAAAAGACGTTTTTTGGCTCTTGTATTCTATTTCAGTGATAACGATCAGCTCAACAAAACAGTACCGTAATAAGTATCGTGAAGCTCCCTCTGATTCCTCACATCATAATAAACAAACGTTTTTCTTCTTTTGGACTAGTTTAAAACGCCAACAGTGACGTGTACACGCGAAAGACAGACAGACAAGACATCCCGGTTACCGTTCGTGAAACCTGCCTGTGTGACGACTATCGATGTGCCAGTGAAATAACAGTAATATTGGTAAGCCTTTTTATAAACTTGATTTAGATATTGTCTTTATAACATAATTATATGAATAATCAGtggggttcctacggtctccGATTCTCACATTTCGctcgccatcgttttctatccacccaCTCGTTTTCTTCTATAGCTCTATCTGCCATAGGctgttctatgcctttcttccatgttcttgtaggccttcctcttcttcttctcttaTGGGTGTGTAGTTTAATGCTCTTTTTCGCCATCTTTCCTCTGGCATTCtcataacatgaccataccatagcaatttttttgtttcgatgtggtcaaccgtggaatataCACTTTTTGTCCGTcgttttatttcttcatttggtaCGTGTTCTAATCTAGCTACCctgcatgctctacgtaagtaatccatttccgcTACTTCTATATATTTTCTTTCCTTGCCTGTGAGTTTCCAACACTCTGCCccataagttataataggttccaCAATTGTTTTGTAGATTGTTAATTTTGTGTTCATCTTCACCTTGTTAGATcttagtagaccatttaaaatacgaATTGCTTTCCTTCATTGCTGTATCCTATGCTATATGTCTATTTTTGTAGTTTCTTTTTCTGATATTATGCTTGataaatatctatattccttacatttTCTTATACTTCTTAACTATAATTTCGGATCTTCGGAttcctctcctattctcaaatattccgttttctccatgttaATACATAGGGCCCACTTTTCATATTGGATCTGTAACTTTCTTAGGATATAATCCATATCATGTTCATCGTTGGCAAGAAATACTTGCTCATCAGCAGACAACAAAGTTGTTAAGCAGTTTTCTTCAATTATTATTCCCATCCCAGAAACTGTTTCCCTCCATTGCTCCAGAGCTTTctggatgtatattttaaatagtgtttgCGATAAGCAGCACCCTTGCCTTAAACCTTTTGTAAAAGGGAATGATTTCGATATAGATTTACCCTGTCTAGTGCAGCTTTTCGGGtattgatacatatttttaattgcTCGCACATGTGCTTCACTTATGCCTATCGTCGTCAAAATTTCAAAGAGTTGCTTTAAATGGATCGTGTCGTAGGCTTTTTCCAGATCAATAAACGTTAGGTGAGTAGACAGATTCCTCGCTCTTCTTTCCTCTATTACTTGTTGCAACACGAATATATTATCTGCGCACGATCTACCGGCGCGAAaaccactttgttcttccatgtcctGGATTTCTAATTCCGCCCTTCTCTTTAATAACCGGCCATACAACCTCCCGATTGCAATGGTTATActtatacctctgtagtttttgcACAACGTTTTTCCCCGTTTTTGTAAATCGAGCTAATATATGCACAATTCCAGTTTTCTGGTATTTTTCTCCCTGCACCATGCATTTGTTGAAGAGTTCCGTCATTATTTCGTGCAGTATGTCTGGTCCATATTTCCAGGCCCTGGTGCTTTCCCATTTTTTGATTCtaataaagtttcttttatttcttttgtagTTATTTTCCTAGGTTGTTCATTTACATTCGTCTGCATGTCTATTTGATTCTTTGGtacctattaaatttaaattactctgctctttattttcttttcttatataataacatatttcttctttataACATAATTACCTTTTCTAATTCATTTGACCCATACTTACAGTTGAATCCGGGAATCTTTACTTGTGCGTCATCATgtacgaaataagtcgataataagtcggaaattgaaatttactaaacgcaacagcaagtcacttactgtcacttggtgttgcgtttagtaaattttaatttccgacttatcatcgacttatttcgtatgctttaattgatgacgcacgggtaaagattcgcggactcaattGTATCTATACTACAGTTCTAATAACTGTgcaattatttcaataatttcgcATACTGTACTTGTCTCAATTGTACATTGAGCGCACTGCAATGTGGACAATTGTTTGGACTGCAAATGGTTTACAACTGCAGGGCACTTGTTTGTCAACGTAATATATaccaaaaacagttttttggatccGGACTAGGTAACAAATATCTCTTCAAAACGCATAATATCCTTTCTTAGAAGCCTCGATCTGTAGAAGTAAAGATAGATGTTGAGTACACACAAAAGATCTTAGACCCAACAGTGTGAAAAGACTTAAGAGAGCAATTAACTTCATTGAAATCTACAATATACAATTGACCTCAACTGTTACTTACTTTAGCCCAGTAAATGgagttttggagtgtaattttcaggctcaactccgaattgcatgaaactttggttttaggttctacttaccctccagtTCTAAGTtaaacttgtgccgttggttgcttttacttgggagatgaaagtcaccccttctcggtggtaaAAAACGTACTTTCgagataagtccggaaatggataaactgactaattcaaAGTAACTTTAGTTCTGTAGAttttttaactaagttaataCATTTACGAATTATTTGCGAATTAAAAGGTGTATTcttcaacaaaaaaccacgttttcaggcggtttttcgcaaataactcaaaaagtaagaacTTAATCCAGTAAACGCAAAGTTACAAAAaactcatttaaaatttaaagtgtTTAACAGCTTTATTTTTACTTGTTATAAAAGATTCTAGCTTCAAAATTAAGcgagttactctcaaaataaagttggccccttttttgtggtaaaaaaaatcgtataGCCCGGTTAcagataaatgagaaatttaaagagatagaccaattggtgtacaacttgtacaccaattggtctatctctttaaatttctcatATATCTGTAACCGGGCAATACAGATAAATGAGATATTTAAAGAGATAGACTAATTGGTGTACAAGAACCACTTGAacaccaattggtctatctctttaaatttttGATTTATCTGTAACCGGGCAATACAAATCTCTATTGTTTAtagtttatatgatctgtaagtttgaccagctcgaagtgcttatttaaaaaaaaagtagaatcCAAATTAAAATTTTCATGCATTTCGGAGTAAAACCTGAAAATTACACGATATCGCCGCATTTCCCGTTCATTTATGCGCTATGTGTTTACTTTACTTATGGTGGCAGTTCATGTTTTCCTCTTGGTGGGGCGATATTATTGTTCGAATTAATTTATACAATGGTctagatcccgcgtatgaaaaaaagttgattaatagcaagctgaaaatttgttaattgcttaagggtgtctagtcggacaaactttgatatataggaacactggaacaggggaagttttaattgaggaacaggttaaaaatttggaacggtcagaccacgaaaacgtcacatgtattttgtccgacaaaatttccaattgatttgttaccttttcattaaactctcatgcaaaaatcaggctcctatttatcaccaaatgggaattataatgacaggaattatgacaggtgataaatagcaatctgatttttgcatgagagtttaatgaaatggtaacaaatcaattggaagttctgtcggacaaaatacatgtgacgttttaatggtctgaccgttccaaatttttaacctgttccacaatgaaaacttcccctgttccagtgttctcatatatcaaagtttgtccgactagacacccttaacctattaacaaattttcagcttgctattaataaacttttttcatacgcgggaccCATACCTAatacttttctttaaaaattatgaaaataactTTACGTTTGTTTTAATTACCtgataattttatatttttgaataaaacattttcaattcTTCCCATTTTCCCGTTAGGAGCGGTTTTGATGTGAATTCCATAAAGCCCATTGGCAACTAAGCAGTCCTCAAAAGTAATATCAGTAGCTATATCTTCAGCATCATCTTCTTTGTGTCCAAATGCACCATCAGTTTCGTGAAATCCCGTCGCGAAACTTAGACCGTGAGATCCAAAACATTTTATATTTCTGAAGGTCATGTTATTACCTCTACGTACAACAATGCAATCATCTTGGTTCATGATGGTCGAGTTTTCTATAAGTACATTTTCGGAATCGATCAAGCTAAAACCGTCGGTATTAAGAGCGATCATATCCTACAACAAAGTATAGATAATATTATCACAAATTAGAAACACCGCAATACTGGTCAGAAATAATAAACTTAAGTAGAAACAAAAATTGCAATGGTGTTGCATTAGGGTTTGAAGACATTCCTATATAGTTGGTAAAGTATACATCAAATGCATTTTGCGGGTTGATTACAACACTTTCTAATGTAAATAGTATTCTAAAAAATAGGactcttataaataaataaataaataatagctttattacccaacagtttcccatttctagggtaaaaatttgaaatatattttttagttagCATACAATCAGTATGTTGAAAATAAAGAGTGAGAACaatttaattaaacaaataactatgtaaataagaaataaaaaaaaataaataaaaaaaattaacaatttaagGTACTCCATAAACCAATGCGGTATCAACTAGATGATTAATTGAGCATGAAAAAATATCACAATGATTGCATATTTTGTTATAGTTATCGCACATAAGATAAATCGGTGACTTTAGTAACATGTTTGTTCTCGCGCGTGAACAAGTAAACACGATAGTTGACCTGGAAGATATTCGTGGCACATTAAATCTAATTTGGTCTAATATATCGCTGCAGTCAATACAGTTGtgtaataatttaaataaaaatgtaaccGAAAATATAACTCTTCTTTACTCTAAACTTACAATATCAAACCTGTTACATAACAAATCGTAATCATAACCATGAGCAGGATATACTCCATCAAAGTTAaatgctaaatattttaaaagtttccgTTGTACCTTTTCAATCTGTTGCATATAACATCTATAAATAGGATATCAAATTAAGCTGCAATATTCTAGTTTCGATCGCACTAACGATAGATACAGCAGTAATTGtgtaataatttaaataaaaatgaaaccGAAAATATAACTCTTCTTAACTCTAAACTTACAATATCAAACCTGTTACATAACAAATCGTAATCATAACCATGAGCAGGATATACTCCATCAAACTTAaatgctaaatattttaaaagtttccgTTGTACCTTTTCAATCTGCTGCATATAACATCTATAAATAGGATACCAAATTAAGCTGCAATATTCTAGTGTCGATCGCATTAAC from Diabrotica virgifera virgifera chromosome 3, PGI_DIABVI_V3a harbors:
- the LOC114330800 gene encoding polygalacturonase — translated: MNLFIIESFIVVVLLNSLLFISCVDQPCTITNFSQVSEVLQSCKNITISNLNVPAGQQLYLELLNDSSVTFEGVITFGVAQWKGHLIVVKGHNVIVQGAPGSILNGQGQKYWDGQGGGGGITKPKFFYIETTGGSIFKNIYLYQCANWCVGIGSKDVIITGWTIDNTAGDKDMIALNTDGFSLIDSENVLIENSTIMNQDDCIVVRRGNNMTFRNIKCFGSHGLSFATGFHETDGAFGHKEDDAEDIATDITFEDCLVANGLYGIHIKTAPNGKMGRIENVLFKNIKLSGIQEDGIYIQQDYGDIGKQDSNVTIKNVTLKNVYGSLQGILTRPIHIFCGNQGTCSEWIFSNINILGGNRSYCNYQPDDFIC